One part of the Humulus lupulus chromosome 9, drHumLupu1.1, whole genome shotgun sequence genome encodes these proteins:
- the LOC133799660 gene encoding uncharacterized protein LOC133799660: protein MNYTDAKFYKSANVTILKEKLEEGKCHESSTSQKSLQVKQLSPVKSPQPKEEDLKVSNQKRTFKYIPKSQRGVGQKALTPIEDSMTALMTSFTLPLRKIDQSLPKGKMQISITFGENSRKNKRVVTLNKKSSTSVTPKAFKVEKKKFHIKKQKGITIHQNSDCLKASFEPDELTEEEQKMFRNDDVPTPSSRVSVFDKLEASTSTPRVSAFERLVFPSAPQPKGTKKKKQWVPKQKKPMRITILQGHETQEDEENIAQVNYLSFEESLTIEDEGSSSNPTEDFIDILQPAPQEFEDGGQATVDDLIEINLGTEDDPKPVFVSALLTKEELPQYKQVLREKKVVFSWGYQDMPGLDPKVAVHRLAVSKDATPIKQSQRRIRPELLPKIEAEIDKLRNCWFIWEVKYPIWLANIVIVMKKNGELCICVDYRDLNRACPKDEFPLPITELLVNATTGFDALSFMDGFSGYNQIKMTPEDEELTAFRTPKCIFSYTVMPFGLKNVGATYQRAMATIFEDMMHNTVECYVDDLVVKTKERANHLDD, encoded by the coding sequence ATGAATTACACTGATGCAAAATTTTACAAGTCGGCTAATGTCACGATTTTGAAAGAGAAACTTGAGGAGGGAAAATGTCATGAAAGCTCAACCTCACAGAAATCCCTACAAGTTAAGCAACTATCCCCTGTGAAATCTCCTCAGCCTAAAGAGGAGGACTTGAAGGTATCTAATCAAAAACGAACCTTCAAGTACATCCCTAAAAGTCAACGAGGAGTGGGGCAAAAAGCTTTGACACCGATTGAAGATTCGATGACAGCCCTTATGACGAGCTTTACTTTACCGCTAAGGAAAATTGATCAGTCACTACCCAAAGGTAAAATGCAAATTTCAATTACTTTTGGTGAAAATAGCAGGAAAAATAAAAGGGTTGTTACTCTTAATAAAAAATCTTCAACTTCTGTAACTCCGAAAGCCTTCAAAGTGGAAAAGAAAAAGTTCCATATCAAGAAGCAAAAAGGAATCACAATCCATCAAAATAGTGATTGTTTAAAAGCTTCTTTTGAACCAGATGAGTTAACAGAAGAGGAACAAAAAATGTTTCGCAATGATGATGTACCCACACCTTCCTCGCGGGTGTCGGTGTTTGACAAACTTGAAGCAAGCACATCCACCCCACGAGTGTCAGCATTCGAAAGGCTTGTTTTCCCAAGTGCTCCACAGCCAAAGGGAACTAAAAAGAAAAAGCAGTGGGTGCCAAAACAAAAGAAACCCATGAGAATTACTATTCTTCAAGGGCATGAAACacaagaagatgaagaaaatatTGCTCAAGTCAATTACCTCTCTTTTGAAGAAAGTTTGACAATAGAAGATGAAGGCTCGAGCTCAAACCCTACGGAAGATTTTATAGACATTCTTCAACCAGCACCTCAAGAATTCGAAGACGGAGGACAAGCAACAGTGGATGATTTAATAGAGATCAACCTTGGGACCGAGGACGATCCAAAGCCTGTATTTGTCAGTGCTTTATTAACCAAAGAAGAATTACCACAGTACAAACAAGTCCTTCGTGAAAAAAAAGTTGTATTTTCTTGGGGGTATCAAGACATGCCAGGGTTGGATCCAAAGGTTGCCGTACACAGGCTGGCAGTATCGAAAGACGCTACCCCTATTAAACAATCTCAAAGAAGAATTCGACCAGAGCTACTTCCCAAAATTGAGGCAGAAATTGACAAGTTAAGAAATTGCTGGTTTATTTGGGAAGTTAAGTATCCCATTTGGCTCGCAAACATTGTCATTGTGATGAAGAAAAATGGGGAACTCTGCATATGTGTGGATTACCGAGATCTTAATCGGGCTTGCCCAAAAGATGAATTCCCACTCCCCATCACTGAGTTATTGGTAAATGCTACCACTGGTTTTGATgccttatcattcatggatgggtTTTCTGGGTACAACCAAATCAAGATGACACCTGAAGATGAAGAGCTCACTGCTTTTCGGACACCAAAATGCATATTTTCCTATACAGTTATGCCATTTGGCCTCAAGAATGTAGGGGCAACCTACCAAAGAGCAATGGCCACAATTTTTGAAGACATGATGCACAATACTGTTGAATGTTATGTTGATGATTTAGTGGTCAAAACAAAAGAAAGGGCAAATCATCTTGATGATTAA